In Clostridium sp. SY8519, one genomic interval encodes:
- a CDS encoding phosphatase PAP2 family protein: MSQKKRAYQLFLLFAVLAVVITALVCLVDVRPVGPLGTKVGLSHLNKAVHQAIGFHTGLYKLTEVLGILAILTALSFVVIGILEWMARKSFHRIDPAIRRICVIYILVVILYGLFEVVVVNYRPVIMPGSVQPEASFPSSHSMLATAVMGTAVIGWQKILKKSRMRLILQTAALVILALTVVGRLISGVHWFSDIVAGLLYGLTLVSLYRAWMTEEE; the protein is encoded by the coding sequence ATGAGTCAGAAGAAACGTGCATATCAGTTGTTTTTGCTTTTCGCGGTGCTGGCAGTGGTGATTACCGCGCTGGTCTGCCTGGTGGATGTGCGGCCGGTGGGACCGCTGGGGACAAAGGTGGGCCTGTCACACCTCAACAAGGCGGTACATCAGGCCATCGGATTTCATACCGGGCTTTATAAACTCACCGAGGTGCTGGGAATTCTCGCGATTCTGACGGCCCTGTCCTTTGTCGTGATCGGTATCCTGGAGTGGATGGCCCGCAAAAGCTTTCATCGAATCGATCCGGCCATCCGCAGAATCTGTGTGATATATATTCTGGTTGTGATTTTATACGGACTCTTTGAGGTGGTTGTGGTTAACTACCGTCCGGTTATCATGCCCGGCAGTGTGCAGCCGGAGGCCTCTTTCCCGTCCTCCCATTCCATGCTGGCGACAGCTGTCATGGGAACTGCGGTGATCGGCTGGCAGAAGATACTGAAAAAAAGCAGGATGCGTCTGATTCTGCAGACAGCGGCGCTGGTGATTCTGGCGCTGACAGTGGTCGGCCGGCTGATTTCCGGCGTGCACTGGTTCAGTGATATTGTGGCGGGACTGCTGTATGGACTGACACTTGTGAGCCTGTACCGTGCCTGGATGACAGAAGAAGAGTAA
- a CDS encoding flavodoxin family protein has translation MNILMLTGSPRKTGNSAAMAKAFQTGAERAGHKVTVCPVGTMNIHGCLACEYCHTKGEGTCIQKDDMQEIYPLLETADLIVFVSAVHYFGFTGQLQSAISRFYAPHKPAAKKYAMLLSSGSPDVYGGLEQQYHNMLAFFGAEDLGIRELHGEENKTEAALAEIEAFGASVK, from the coding sequence ATGAACATATTAATGTTAACCGGCAGTCCCCGCAAAACCGGCAATTCGGCAGCCATGGCGAAAGCATTTCAGACAGGCGCGGAGCGCGCGGGACACAAGGTAACTGTCTGTCCGGTAGGCACGATGAATATCCACGGATGTCTTGCCTGCGAATACTGTCATACCAAAGGCGAGGGCACCTGTATCCAGAAAGATGATATGCAGGAGATTTATCCGCTGCTGGAAACCGCGGATCTTATCGTCTTTGTATCTGCTGTACACTATTTTGGCTTTACCGGTCAGCTGCAGTCGGCAATTTCCAGATTTTACGCGCCCCACAAACCGGCAGCAAAGAAATATGCCATGCTGTTAAGCTCCGGCTCTCCGGATGTCTATGGAGGCCTGGAGCAGCAGTATCATAATATGCTGGCGTTTTTCGGCGCTGAGGATCTCGGAATCCGGGAACTGCATGGCGAGGAAAATAAGACAGAAGCAGCCCTGGCAGAGATTGAAGCCTTCGGCGCTTCTGTCAAATAA
- a CDS encoding Gldg family protein, giving the protein MGAVWKREVRSYFQSVLGWVFLAVFFFVFNLYFYAYNLSYGYAYLSYSIQSLEFILLIIVPVLTMRSMAEDRKLKTDQLLFTSPVPIQKIILGKYLAMVFIFSIGCGAICLCPIFLSALGTVPMGESYTAILGIWLYGVLALSIGLFISSLTENLVIAAIGSFALLFASYMMSNISSLFSSSSAVLETITGAVSITTYLSDFMSGTISITGILYYLTVSGLFLFLTFQMNLRHRWQKPGKKGRRIKAGAFSSAFVALGIAIVIGINAGASQLPAGMKSIDVTYNKLYTISSDTRKILKSLDQDVTIYVLNKKSSEDEVIRKTLKNYQGSSRHIKVKYVDTTASPNFYKTYTDSQPTAGSLIVVSGKKSQVIDYSNLYEYDYSSYSSYSSSGSSGISAYDGEGQITSAINYVISDRSAVIYTISGHGETSLGTNASAVLSKQNYTVKSLTLLKVKKIPASASAVIINGPTKDFSKEDAAKVKAYLNAGGKVLITTSYQQASDMSNFDSILSSYGMKIWNGMIIEGSSSRYYQYSCYLLPNLVSDSLGSSIDGYLFTPYAQGITSAVKKGSKLTYQSILQTSRKAYQKKDLSTPKSEEDLAKEKGDRTGTYDIGASVSSSSTGGELTVLASSLMLDDSIDQTVAGNNTELLSDITATYADTDSASVSIKARNYTVSNLTVNNALSNASLVILVLALPIALLLVGIVIWFNRRRRV; this is encoded by the coding sequence ATGGGCGCAGTATGGAAACGCGAGGTACGGTCTTATTTCCAGTCAGTTCTGGGCTGGGTTTTTCTGGCTGTTTTTTTCTTTGTATTTAACCTTTATTTTTATGCCTATAATTTAAGCTACGGATACGCTTATCTGTCCTATTCCATTCAGAGCCTGGAATTCATCCTGCTCATTATCGTCCCGGTGCTGACGATGCGCAGCATGGCAGAAGACCGCAAATTAAAAACCGATCAGCTGCTTTTCACCTCGCCGGTTCCTATCCAGAAGATTATCCTGGGAAAATATCTGGCCATGGTATTCATCTTCAGTATCGGATGCGGCGCCATCTGTCTCTGTCCGATCTTCCTGTCCGCACTCGGAACTGTGCCAATGGGTGAATCTTACACTGCCATTCTGGGCATCTGGCTCTATGGGGTACTGGCTCTTTCCATCGGTCTTTTTATCTCTTCCCTGACCGAAAATCTGGTCATTGCGGCCATCGGCTCCTTTGCCCTGCTGTTTGCCAGCTACATGATGTCCAATATTTCCAGTCTGTTTTCCAGCAGCAGCGCCGTTCTGGAGACCATTACCGGAGCGGTATCCATCACCACCTATTTAAGCGATTTCATGTCCGGCACCATAAGCATTACCGGCATCCTTTACTATCTGACGGTATCCGGTCTTTTCCTTTTCCTGACGTTCCAGATGAACCTGAGGCACCGCTGGCAGAAACCGGGGAAAAAGGGCCGCCGCATCAAGGCCGGCGCCTTCAGCTCTGCTTTTGTGGCACTGGGCATTGCAATTGTCATCGGCATAAACGCCGGCGCTTCCCAGCTGCCAGCCGGGATGAAAAGTATCGACGTAACCTACAACAAACTGTATACCATTTCCTCCGATACCAGAAAAATCCTGAAATCCCTGGATCAGGATGTCACCATCTATGTGCTGAACAAAAAATCCAGTGAAGATGAAGTCATCCGCAAAACGCTGAAAAATTACCAGGGCTCCTCCCGTCATATCAAGGTAAAATACGTGGATACCACTGCCAGCCCGAACTTCTACAAAACCTATACCGATTCCCAGCCGACAGCCGGCAGTCTGATCGTAGTCAGCGGGAAAAAATCCCAGGTCATTGATTACAGCAATCTGTACGAATACGATTACTCCAGTTATTCCAGCTACAGCTCTTCCGGCAGCTCCGGCATTTCCGCCTATGACGGGGAAGGTCAGATCACCAGCGCCATCAACTATGTGATTTCCGATCGTTCCGCTGTGATCTATACCATCAGCGGCCACGGTGAAACTTCGCTGGGTACGAATGCTTCCGCTGTGCTGAGCAAACAGAATTATACCGTCAAGAGCCTGACCCTTCTGAAAGTGAAGAAAATCCCCGCTTCCGCTTCTGCTGTAATCATCAACGGACCGACGAAAGATTTTTCCAAAGAAGACGCGGCCAAAGTGAAAGCCTATCTGAACGCCGGCGGAAAGGTTCTGATCACCACCAGCTATCAGCAGGCGTCAGACATGAGCAATTTTGATTCCATTCTGTCCTCTTACGGCATGAAAATCTGGAACGGCATGATTATCGAAGGATCCTCCAGCAGATATTATCAGTATTCCTGTTATCTGCTGCCGAACTTAGTCAGCGACAGTCTGGGATCCTCTATTGACGGCTATCTGTTCACACCCTATGCCCAGGGTATTACAAGCGCTGTGAAAAAAGGCAGCAAGCTGACTTATCAAAGCATTCTGCAGACCAGCAGAAAAGCCTATCAGAAAAAGGATCTGAGCACCCCTAAGTCAGAGGAAGATCTGGCGAAAGAAAAGGGCGACCGTACCGGCACCTATGACATCGGCGCATCGGTATCCAGCTCTTCCACCGGCGGCGAACTGACCGTGCTTGCCTCTTCCCTGATGCTGGATGACAGCATTGATCAGACTGTAGCCGGCAACAACACCGAACTTCTCTCTGACATCACCGCCACCTATGCAGATACTGATTCCGCTTCCGTATCCATCAAAGCCAGGAACTATACGGTATCCAATCTCACGGTAAATAACGCCTTATCCAATGCTTCCCTGGTGATCCTGGTACTGGCGCTTCCGATTGCGCTCTTACTCGTCGGCATTGTGATCTGGTTTAACCGGAGACGCCGGGTGTAA
- a CDS encoding ABC transporter ATP-binding protein, translated as MIELQHLEKKYGRRTAIHDLTMTLASGKIYGFLGPNGAGKSTTMNIITGYLGADSGDVIVNGCSIRKNPSKVKQQIGYLPELPPLYIEMRVREYLSFSAELKGIKKNFRSEAVKEIMVRTGLFEVQNSLIRNLSKGYRQRVGLAQAILGYPDVLILDEPTVGLDPQQIREIRALIRSLKNRHTIIISSHILSEISEICDEVFIISHGRLVAEDTPEHLERSLRGRQELSVTVQGSEENVRALNDLPHMESCTISQDPNNGQYLIRILAEPDTDLRKEVSLFCVNHDLLVLGMQEDTNSLEDVFIRLTQQEDQELSQSADSLIFGRPTRADRRQARRARASARRSAKTAASKTDTEASASRSKPDPGTDAADHHAKAKKEEN; from the coding sequence TTGATTGAACTACAGCATCTTGAGAAAAAATACGGACGCAGGACTGCCATCCATGATCTGACGATGACACTTGCGTCCGGAAAAATCTACGGATTTCTCGGTCCCAACGGCGCCGGCAAATCCACCACTATGAATATCATCACTGGATATCTGGGTGCTGACAGCGGAGACGTGATCGTCAACGGCTGCAGCATCCGGAAAAATCCCTCGAAAGTCAAACAGCAGATTGGCTATCTTCCCGAACTCCCTCCTCTTTATATTGAAATGCGCGTCAGAGAATATCTGTCCTTCTCCGCCGAACTGAAGGGAATTAAGAAGAATTTCCGCAGCGAAGCCGTGAAAGAAATCATGGTGCGCACCGGCCTTTTCGAGGTGCAGAATTCTCTGATCCGCAATCTGTCCAAAGGATACCGGCAGCGGGTCGGCCTGGCCCAGGCCATTTTAGGATATCCGGACGTGCTGATTCTGGATGAGCCCACCGTAGGCCTGGATCCGCAGCAGATCCGAGAAATCCGTGCCCTGATCCGTTCTCTGAAAAACCGGCATACCATTATTATCAGTTCCCATATTCTGTCCGAAATCAGCGAAATCTGCGACGAAGTATTCATCATTTCCCACGGCAGGCTGGTGGCAGAAGATACGCCGGAACATCTGGAACGCAGTCTGCGCGGCCGGCAGGAACTCTCTGTCACCGTTCAGGGATCGGAAGAGAATGTCCGTGCCCTGAATGATCTGCCCCATATGGAATCCTGTACCATTTCCCAGGATCCGAATAACGGCCAGTATCTGATCCGCATCCTGGCCGAACCGGATACCGACCTGCGCAAAGAGGTTTCCCTGTTCTGCGTGAACCATGATCTGCTTGTACTCGGCATGCAGGAAGACACCAATTCCCTGGAGGATGTATTTATCCGCCTGACACAGCAGGAGGATCAGGAGCTGTCCCAGTCCGCGGATTCCCTGATTTTCGGCCGCCCTACCCGGGCAGACCGGAGGCAGGCAAGGCGCGCCCGTGCCTCAGCCCGCCGCAGCGCTAAAACCGCTGCCTCCAAAACAGACACGGAAGCTTCCGCCAGCCGGTCCAAACCCGATCCGGGCACTGACGCTGCCGATCATCATGCCAAAGCCAAAAAGGAGGAAAACTAA
- a CDS encoding NAD(P)-dependent oxidoreductase produces MAELIISEAKRCLNCKNPLCRKGCPINTNIPKMIQLLLDNRMMDAAQMLIANNPLSLVCSLVCDHEKQCEGHCVRGIKGDAVHISAIEHYISDTCFERLLQDRAPDNGMKVAVIGAGPAGITIAIYLALLGYTITIFDEKDKLGGILRYGIPEFRLPNSILDRYYEKLKELGIYFRPNFAMGTYLSIQDLLDDGYKSVFVGTGAWRPRRLRIPGESFGNVQYAINYLNNPDSYDLGDNVAVIGAGNAAMDVARTAIRHGSRNVTVYVRRDKVRASQSELDYALLDGVKFEYQKAPLRIEDQGPVICDTEITADGQVHLLENTARLIPTDTIIISASQEPQDRLVNRDHKLKLNRDGNLKVNHLGETTMPGVFASGDVVTGANTVVHAAYYSKMIAVDMDRYMRGLPPRTEEEIEAARRAQAEADAKWREDHLAEWKARKAADQAAGQNGAN; encoded by the coding sequence ATGGCTGAATTAATTATTTCCGAAGCCAAAAGATGCTTAAACTGTAAAAATCCGCTGTGCAGAAAAGGCTGCCCGATCAACACGAATATTCCGAAAATGATCCAGCTGCTGCTGGATAACCGGATGATGGATGCGGCACAGATGCTGATTGCCAACAATCCCCTGTCTTTGGTATGTTCTCTGGTCTGCGACCATGAAAAACAATGCGAAGGGCACTGTGTCCGCGGCATTAAAGGCGATGCCGTGCACATTTCCGCCATCGAGCACTATATTTCCGACACCTGTTTTGAGCGCCTGCTCCAGGACAGGGCGCCGGACAACGGAATGAAAGTGGCTGTCATCGGCGCGGGGCCCGCAGGCATCACCATTGCCATCTACCTTGCGCTTCTGGGCTATACCATTACTATTTTTGATGAAAAAGATAAGCTGGGCGGCATCCTGCGCTACGGCATTCCGGAATTCCGCCTGCCCAATTCCATCCTGGACCGCTATTATGAAAAGTTAAAGGAGCTGGGCATCTATTTCCGCCCGAACTTTGCCATGGGCACCTATTTAAGCATCCAGGACCTTCTGGATGACGGATACAAATCTGTCTTTGTCGGCACAGGCGCCTGGCGTCCCCGCCGTCTGCGCATCCCAGGAGAATCCTTCGGCAATGTGCAGTACGCCATCAACTACCTGAACAATCCGGACTCCTACGATCTGGGGGACAATGTGGCTGTGATCGGCGCCGGAAATGCCGCCATGGATGTGGCGCGTACCGCGATCCGCCACGGTTCCCGCAATGTTACCGTCTATGTCCGCCGGGACAAGGTGCGGGCCTCCCAGTCCGAGCTGGATTACGCGCTGTTAGACGGCGTAAAATTCGAATATCAGAAAGCGCCCCTGCGCATTGAGGATCAGGGTCCTGTCATCTGTGATACGGAAATCACCGCGGACGGACAGGTGCATCTGCTGGAAAATACCGCCCGTCTCATCCCGACGGACACGATCATCATCTCCGCTTCCCAGGAGCCCCAGGACCGGCTGGTAAACCGGGACCACAAGCTGAAGCTGAACCGGGACGGAAACCTGAAGGTCAACCATCTGGGTGAAACCACCATGCCCGGTGTATTTGCCTCCGGTGATGTCGTGACCGGCGCCAACACCGTCGTCCATGCCGCTTACTACTCCAAGATGATTGCGGTGGACATGGACCGCTACATGCGTGGACTGCCGCCCCGGACGGAAGAAGAGATCGAGGCCGCCCGCAGAGCCCAGGCGGAAGCAGACGCGAAATGGCGGGAAGACCATCTGGCAGAATGGAAGGCACGCAAGGCAGCTGACCAGGCAGCCGGACAAAACGGGGCAAATTAA
- a CDS encoding isochorismatase family cysteine hydrolase produces the protein MKQFRADSAVVVIDMQNGFLERESSLCIQGAKETVPACSRVIRQAHREQVPVFFVNRRYRADGSDVELVRKERWEQGGRPLSELACGPLSAENPPELGGGPQDYMLVKPRFSAFFHTELDLLLRRKQIRTVYLLGTTTPNCIRTTCYDGLSLDYEVVIVADCCSSNTEEIQQANLRDMENIGAEIVQSGDLSEE, from the coding sequence ATGAAGCAGTTTCGAGCAGATTCCGCAGTGGTTGTCATAGATATGCAGAATGGATTCCTGGAGCGGGAATCCTCCCTGTGCATACAGGGAGCAAAGGAGACGGTGCCGGCTTGCAGCCGGGTGATTCGGCAGGCGCACAGAGAACAGGTGCCGGTGTTTTTTGTGAACCGAAGATACCGGGCGGACGGCAGTGATGTGGAACTGGTGCGAAAAGAACGGTGGGAACAGGGCGGACGCCCGTTGAGTGAACTGGCCTGCGGCCCCCTGTCCGCGGAAAATCCCCCGGAACTGGGAGGCGGTCCGCAGGATTATATGCTGGTAAAGCCCCGGTTTTCCGCTTTTTTCCATACGGAGCTGGATCTTTTGCTGCGCAGAAAGCAGATCAGGACAGTTTATCTGCTGGGAACTACGACGCCGAACTGTATTCGCACGACGTGTTATGACGGGCTCTCACTGGATTATGAAGTGGTAATTGTCGCGGACTGCTGTTCCTCCAATACAGAGGAAATCCAGCAGGCAAACCTGAGAGACATGGAGAATATCGGCGCGGAGATTGTGCAGTCCGGAGATTTGTCCGAAGAATAA
- a CDS encoding AarF/UbiB family protein, which yields MSNERLENHPARRFAEIMGILARHHVARGMTPVKLREILEDLGPAFVKFGQIMSMRPDMIPLEYCKELEKLRTDVIPLSFDVILPAIESELKQPADRVFSYINPVPLGSASVAQVHSAILTDGRHVVLKVQRPGILQTMYEDIRLISNNIFLIRKIMGLSEMLDLKEILNELWKTSQQELDFLNEAAAIDRYRKNIDGLVYVTCPKVYRKYTTEHLLTMSHIHGYQIDQVRQLEEAGYDLHEIARKTAENYCKQVLDDGFFHADPHPGNLIVTGGQIAWIDWGMTGEISSHLRSILISAIRAIWENDIYALENAFLMIGEPKKPINQARLITQMNAIVQEYRSADFGHFDVGILLHKFLDLITENEIVIPPDLTIVSRSVITMEGTVSKIDPDVSLMEIFSTHLRTEAWNNFDLRKSLEKHSYGLYKSIMKSMDIPADTSDVLGLAKSGKLTLNIIENTSPDTLRANRGNMRRLIYAVMLFTFFLCGAILALSGISPRILGLPWPSVIGFLLGIVMLCILIVSILRWRK from the coding sequence ATGAGCAACGAACGACTTGAAAATCATCCGGCCCGGCGTTTCGCCGAAATCATGGGCATTCTGGCCAGACATCATGTGGCGCGGGGCATGACTCCGGTCAAACTGCGGGAAATTCTCGAAGACCTGGGACCTGCCTTCGTCAAATTCGGTCAGATCATGTCCATGCGGCCGGACATGATTCCGCTGGAATACTGCAAAGAACTGGAAAAACTGCGTACCGACGTCATTCCTCTGAGTTTTGACGTAATTCTTCCTGCCATCGAGTCTGAATTAAAGCAGCCGGCAGACCGGGTCTTTTCCTACATCAATCCGGTTCCCCTCGGTTCCGCTTCTGTCGCTCAGGTACATTCCGCCATTTTAACCGACGGCAGGCATGTGGTATTAAAGGTGCAGCGTCCCGGCATCCTGCAGACCATGTATGAAGACATCCGTCTCATCAGCAATAATATCTTCCTGATCCGCAAGATCATGGGGCTCAGTGAAATGCTGGACCTGAAAGAGATCCTGAACGAACTCTGGAAGACTTCCCAGCAGGAGCTGGATTTTCTGAACGAAGCCGCCGCGATCGACCGTTACCGGAAAAACATCGACGGTCTGGTTTATGTGACCTGCCCGAAAGTCTATCGAAAATACACCACCGAGCACCTGCTGACCATGTCCCATATTCACGGCTATCAGATTGACCAGGTTCGCCAGCTGGAAGAAGCCGGCTACGACCTGCACGAAATCGCCCGGAAAACCGCGGAAAATTACTGCAAACAGGTGCTGGATGACGGGTTTTTCCATGCGGACCCCCACCCCGGCAACCTGATCGTCACCGGCGGCCAGATCGCCTGGATTGACTGGGGCATGACCGGCGAGATCAGCAGCCATCTGCGCTCTATTCTGATTTCAGCCATCCGCGCCATCTGGGAAAACGATATCTACGCCCTGGAAAACGCCTTCCTCATGATCGGCGAACCGAAAAAGCCCATTAACCAGGCCCGTCTGATCACCCAGATGAACGCCATCGTCCAGGAATACCGCTCCGCGGATTTCGGTCATTTTGACGTGGGAATTCTTCTGCACAAATTTCTGGACCTGATTACCGAAAACGAGATCGTGATTCCGCCGGATCTGACCATTGTCAGCCGCAGCGTCATCACCATGGAAGGGACCGTCAGCAAAATTGATCCGGACGTCAGCCTGATGGAAATCTTTTCCACCCATCTGCGCACCGAAGCCTGGAACAATTTCGACTTAAGGAAAAGCCTGGAGAAACACTCCTACGGGCTGTACAAATCCATCATGAAAAGCATGGATATTCCGGCAGACACTTCCGATGTTCTGGGACTTGCCAAAAGCGGCAAACTGACTCTGAACATTATCGAAAACACTTCACCGGACACCTTGCGGGCCAACCGCGGCAATATGCGCCGTCTGATCTACGCGGTGATGCTGTTTACCTTTTTTCTGTGCGGCGCCATTCTTGCGCTGAGCGGCATATCTCCCCGGATCCTCGGTCTGCCCTGGCCTTCCGTCATCGGATTTCTCCTGGGCATTGTCATGCTGTGCATCCTGATCGTTTCCATCCTGCGCTGGCGCAAATAA
- the idi gene encoding isopentenyl-diphosphate Delta-isomerase: MMNDTLILVDACDRAIGTAGKSEAHRAPLLHRAFSVFLYDDSGPEPALILQQRALTKYHSGGLWCNTCCSHPRPGETILAAAERRLEEELGITGCHGLRELTSFVYLHKFHEQLYEYEYDHVLLGTYRGPVQPNPEEAMAIQKVSASALAEELRLSPASYASWFLTAAPMVLRALS; encoded by the coding sequence ATGATGAATGATACCCTGATCTTAGTAGACGCCTGCGACCGTGCCATCGGGACTGCGGGCAAATCCGAAGCGCACCGTGCCCCCCTGCTGCATCGGGCCTTTTCCGTATTTCTGTACGATGACAGCGGCCCGGAGCCGGCATTGATCCTTCAGCAGCGGGCACTGACCAAATACCACTCCGGCGGTCTCTGGTGCAATACCTGCTGCTCCCATCCGCGCCCCGGCGAAACCATCCTGGCCGCCGCGGAACGCCGTCTGGAAGAAGAGCTGGGAATTACCGGCTGCCACGGGCTGCGGGAACTCACATCCTTTGTCTATCTCCACAAATTTCATGAGCAGCTCTATGAATACGAATATGACCACGTGCTGCTCGGAACCTACCGCGGGCCCGTGCAGCCGAATCCGGAAGAAGCCATGGCCATACAGAAGGTTTCTGCCAGCGCACTGGCAGAGGAGCTGCGGCTTTCCCCCGCTTCCTACGCCAGCTGGTTTCTCACCGCCGCGCCGATGGTTCTGCGGGCGCTGAGCTGA
- a CDS encoding LysR family transcriptional regulator, with protein MTSQQLEIFISAARNLNFTRTAEECHTTQPTISRQIGLLEEEWGFPLFIRTNREVRLTPEGTVMWKRVQDAMHLIDDGICQVMEHGAEISGTLKIGYLEAMDSDFFVMPTAVFFSKNYPNIEISLESRSFAELRDKLENGSLDLIFTLSFELANFADAAYGEYYPVSAGLTVSRSHPLAELDHIDPERFSREVFYLPYPEDSPHRTETLKKILRRMGIDCQRIRYAGNQESMLLQVRTGRGVGFLDTSVRSILNTDFYRFFEVPKEIAPLSVAYVWKRENYNPALALYISTLTDNEFIDVYNN; from the coding sequence ATGACGTCACAGCAGCTGGAAATTTTTATCAGCGCGGCCCGCAATCTGAATTTTACGCGGACAGCGGAGGAGTGCCATACGACCCAGCCCACCATCAGCCGGCAGATCGGCCTGCTGGAAGAAGAATGGGGGTTTCCGCTGTTCATCCGCACGAACCGTGAGGTCCGTCTGACGCCGGAAGGGACTGTGATGTGGAAGCGGGTGCAGGATGCCATGCATCTGATTGACGACGGCATCTGTCAGGTGATGGAACATGGGGCGGAAATCAGCGGCACGCTTAAGATCGGTTATCTGGAGGCCATGGACTCGGATTTCTTCGTGATGCCCACTGCTGTATTCTTCAGCAAAAACTATCCGAATATTGAGATTTCGCTGGAAAGCCGATCCTTTGCGGAGCTGCGGGACAAGCTGGAAAACGGGAGTCTGGATCTGATTTTCACCCTGAGTTTTGAACTGGCGAATTTTGCGGACGCGGCATATGGGGAATACTATCCGGTGTCGGCGGGACTGACGGTTTCCCGCAGTCATCCGCTGGCGGAACTGGATCACATCGACCCGGAGCGGTTCTCGCGGGAAGTCTTTTACCTCCCGTATCCGGAAGACTCCCCCCATCGCACGGAGACACTGAAAAAAATTCTGCGCCGGATGGGGATCGACTGTCAGCGGATCCGTTATGCCGGCAACCAGGAATCCATGCTTCTGCAGGTGCGTACCGGCAGGGGCGTAGGATTCCTGGATACCAGCGTCCGGTCCATCCTGAATACGGATTTTTACCGCTTTTTTGAAGTGCCGAAGGAGATCGCACCCTTATCTGTGGCGTATGTGTGGAAACGGGAAAACTATAACCCGGCGCTGGCCCTTTATATCAGCACGCTGACAGACAATGAGTTTATTGATGTATACAATAACTGA
- a CDS encoding uroporphyrinogen decarboxylase family protein, which yields MELSSNTLPPIAVRSQRTQTAVALGTPDRVPFIPTIGNMYCLEYGVTIKDAMKDARSVIPAMDTLCREMDPDVLFAPTFFPEKTLRRLNAAYFSWPGKTPDLGDNAPYQMADGCFLEEEDYDAFLRDPSSYLMTQVLPKKYPALAGLSGLNLYSLCSTTVMGFGALGIPPVQEALQAFLDAGQSTLEYLQGMTELCLHAVSEGYPLFGHAVALNPFDDFADCIRGLVNTVMDLAEDPAKLAEAVSRYADVTIPAAIDTAKMQHAEYLFVPLHAGMDEFMSPEDYEQYYWPPLRRLIDACIENSITPMLMCEGNYYSRLETLKQVPKGKVVYFFEKQDMKEAKRVLGDTACIAGNMSTETLMHGTPERVVEETRRLLDICAPGGGYIMSNSMSLDACSRENVAAWAEATRKYGAY from the coding sequence ATGGAACTGTCATCGAATACACTGCCGCCCATCGCCGTCCGCAGCCAGCGGACGCAGACCGCTGTCGCCCTCGGCACGCCGGACCGGGTGCCTTTTATCCCCACCATCGGAAATATGTACTGTCTGGAATACGGCGTCACCATCAAAGACGCCATGAAAGATGCGCGCAGCGTGATCCCCGCCATGGATACGCTGTGCCGTGAGATGGATCCGGATGTGCTGTTCGCCCCGACCTTTTTCCCGGAGAAAACCCTGCGCCGCTTAAACGCCGCCTATTTTTCCTGGCCGGGCAAAACACCGGACCTCGGTGATAATGCCCCCTATCAGATGGCAGACGGCTGCTTTCTGGAAGAAGAGGATTATGATGCGTTTCTCCGGGACCCTTCCTCCTATCTGATGACACAGGTTCTTCCAAAAAAATATCCGGCCCTCGCCGGTTTGTCCGGTCTGAATCTGTACAGTCTGTGTTCCACCACCGTCATGGGCTTCGGCGCCCTGGGCATTCCTCCGGTACAGGAGGCACTGCAGGCCTTTCTGGACGCCGGGCAGTCCACCCTGGAGTACCTGCAGGGTATGACAGAGCTGTGCCTCCACGCGGTATCGGAAGGCTACCCCCTCTTCGGCCACGCGGTTGCGTTAAATCCCTTTGATGATTTCGCGGACTGCATCCGCGGTCTGGTCAACACTGTCATGGACCTGGCGGAAGATCCGGCAAAGCTGGCAGAGGCCGTCAGCCGATACGCCGACGTCACCATCCCGGCCGCCATTGATACCGCAAAGATGCAGCACGCGGAATACCTCTTTGTTCCGCTGCACGCAGGCATGGATGAATTCATGTCGCCGGAGGATTACGAGCAGTACTACTGGCCGCCGCTGCGCCGCCTGATCGACGCCTGCATAGAAAACAGCATTACGCCTATGCTGATGTGCGAGGGCAATTATTATTCACGCCTGGAAACGCTGAAGCAGGTTCCGAAAGGCAAAGTGGTTTATTTCTTTGAAAAACAGGACATGAAAGAAGCGAAACGTGTCCTGGGAGATACCGCCTGCATCGCGGGAAACATGAGCACCGAAACCCTGATGCACGGCACGCCGGAACGGGTCGTGGAAGAAACCCGGCGGCTTCTGGACATCTGCGCCCCGGGCGGCGGCTACATCATGTCCAACTCCATGTCCCTGGATGCCTGCTCCCGGGAGAATGTGGCTGCCTGGGCAGAAGCCACCAGGAAATACGGCGCGTACTGA